One Scophthalmus maximus strain ysfricsl-2021 chromosome 9, ASM2237912v1, whole genome shotgun sequence genomic region harbors:
- the LOC118319058 gene encoding solute carrier family 4 member 11 isoform X2: MESKKVLHFVPSDAPSTGRSKNGYVFQEMELQDGEQEDSGQNSPVASHKDHVYENPIKISVSDLEGPAFGLLNTTRKCVKPMNFQEEVRAHRDLDSFLAQASIILDEKAATLDEVLRRMLTHVVNEGLGRCDVDEVMNSLFTDAGGKEFNVHLLSETIQGVTATSTGVRYQQSWLCILSNVRSLQRRHVCVTRLERPQNWGVNCCEARYVILILAPPRTKSTKTAIELGRTFATMFSDISFRQKLLEAQTQEEFKQELVCQRQQLSVASDKPVAEEAEDSDPRRGKTLQCRDFFKAGKGVYDDLRRRLPLYPSDFTDGITGKDRSLLKYTTTAIFLYIAILLPAIAFGSLNDESTRGEIDVQKTIVGQSIGGVIYALFAGSPLVIPLTTAPLAIFISVIRGICDDYNLDFDAFYACIGLWNSFFLILGGLFNVSLVMKLFKRSTEEVIALFISIAFVGDAVKGTVKIFKHYYHGPTLATTNSTLVLQQIQEILERTKNQTGNTLGHQNETGSLLGHDEGHASVFLPESLVLCARERPILCLLLMLGTLWLGYALYLIKRSPYLNHKIREVVSDCALPISVVICSFIGSYLFLDIQLPVFSVHDGPIFRYPPFEKLTGMNVLSAVGLGFLLALLIFIDQNIVISLTHVPEHKLLKGTAFHWDLVLTGFINILMSCLGLPWMHAAFPHSSLHARQLAKVEQHVENGHLYTTIVSVKETRLTSLAANILIGLSAFMLPIPLQWIPKPVLYGLFLYIAATSLDGNQMVDRMALLLKEQTSYPPTHYIRRVPQRKVHFFTGLQMVQLIILCAFGMYPLPYMKMVFPLLMILLVPVRTSLLPKLIDPKYLDIMDAQYM; this comes from the exons ATGGAATCTAAAaaggtcctccattttgtgccATCTG ATGCTCCGTCCACTGGGAGGTCCAAGAATGGATACGTTTTCCAAGAGATGG agctgcaggatggGGAGCAGGAGGATTCTGGGCAAAATTCCCCCGTTGCCTCTCACAAGGACCACGTCTACGAAAACCCGATCAAGATCAGTGTGTCGG ATCTCGAGGGGCCTGCATTTGGACTTTTAAATACGACAAGAAAA TGTGTGAAGCCGATGAACTTCCAGGAGGAAGTGCGTGCCCACAGGGACCTGGACAGCTTCCTGGCCCAGGCGAGCATCATTTTGGATGAGAAGGCTGCCACCCTGGACGAGGTCCTGCGGCGAATGTTGACCCACGTGGTGAACGAGGGCCTCGGGAGATGTGATGTGGACGAGGTCATGAACTCGCTGTTCACTGATGCCGGAGGAAAGGAGTTTAACG TTCACCTCCTGTCAGAGACCATTCAGGGCGTGACTGCTACTTCCACCGGCGTTCGATACCAGCAGTCCTGGCTTTGCATTCT CTCCAACGTGCGGAGCCTGCAGAGGCGCCACGTGTGTGTGACCCGACTGGAGAGGCCGCAGAACTGGGGAGTCAACTGCTGCGAGGCTCGCTACGTCATCCTCATCCTGGCCCCTCCGAGAACG aaaagcaCCAAGACGGCCATTGAACTGGGTCGAACATTTGCCACAATGTTCTCTGACATTTCCTTCAGACAGAAGCTTCTGGAGGCCCAGACCCAGGAGGAGTTCAAACAGGAGCTGGTCTGCCAGCGCCAGCAGCTCTCTGTCGCCAGCGACAAGCCGGTCGCGGAGGAAGCGGAGGACTCAGATCCACGTCGAGGGAAAACACTTCAG TGCAGAGATTTCTTCAAAGCTGGTAAAGGTGTTTACGATGACCTCCGTCGCAGACTCCCCCTCTACCCCTCAGACTTCACAGACG GAATCACCGGGAAGGACCGCTCCCTGCTGAAGTACACCACCACCGCTATCTTTCTCTACATTGCCATTCTACTGCCGGCCATCGCCTTCGGCTCACTGAACGATGAGAGCACAAGAGGCGAGATAG ATGTCCAGAAGACCATTGTGGGCCAGAGCATCGGAGGAGTTATCTACGCTTTGTTTGCCGGCTCGCCGCTCGTCATTCCGCTGACCACTGCGCCACTGGCCATTTTCATAAGTG TCATCCGGGGCATCTGCGACGACTACAACCTCGACTTTGATGCGTTCTACGCCTGCATCGGTTTATGGAACAgtttcttcctcatcctcggAGGCTTGTTCAATGTCAGCCTGGTGATGAAACTCTTCAAACG CTCAACAGAAGAAGTCATTGCATTGTTCATCTCCATAGCGTTTGTCGGGGATGCAGTGAAAGGCACCGTCAAAA TTTTCAAACACTACTACCACGGCCCCACACTGGCGACCACGAACAGCACGCTGGTGCTCCAGCAGATTCAGGAGATTCTGGAGAGGACAAAGAACCAGACGGGCAACACGCTCGGCCATCAAAATGAGACTGGTTCGCTGTTGGGCCACGACGAAGGACACGCGTCCGTCTTCCTGCCAGAGTCTTTGGTGTTGTGCGCCAGAGAGAGGCCCATCCTCTGCCTGCTGCTCATGCTGGGGACTCTGTGGCTGGGTTACGCCCTCTATCTCATCAAGAGGAG cCCGTATCTGAATCACAAGATCAGAGAGGTGGTGTCTGACTGCGCGTTGCCTATCTCTGTGGTGATATGCTCCTTTATTGGCTCCTACCTTTTCCTCGACATACAGC TCCCCGTGTTCAGTGTCCACGACGGCCCGATCTTCAGATACCCTCCGTTTGAAAAGCTGACGGGAATGAACGTACTGAGCGCGGTCGGGCTGGGTTTTCTCCTCGCGCTGCTCATCTTTATCGACCAGAACATCGtcatctcactcacacacgtgcCAGAGCACAA GTTGCTGAAAGGTACAGCCTTCCACTGGGACTTAGTGCTGACTGGCTTCATCAACATCCTCATGTCCTGTCTGGGGTTGCCATGGATGCACGCTGCCTTCCCACATTCCTCCCTACACGCCCGTCAGCTGGCCAAAGTGGAACAGCACGTAGAGAACGGACACCTCTACACGAC TATCGTCAGTGTGAAGGAAACGCGTCTGACCTCGCTGGCTGCCAACATCCTGATCGGCCTGTCCGCCTTCATGCTGCCCATTCCCCTGCAGTGGATCCCCAAGCCCGTCCTCTACGGCCTCTTCCTCTACATCGCAGCCACCTCGCTGGACGGGAACCAGATGGTGGACCGCATGGCCCTGCTGCTTAAAGAACAG ACGTCGTATCCTCCCACCCACTACATCCGCCGGGTGCCTCAGAGGAAGGTCCACTTCTTCACGGGGCTGCAGATGGTCCAGCTGATCATCCTGTGTGCGTTCGGGATGTATCCTCTGCCCTACATGAAGATGGTCTTCCCGCTCCTCATGATCCTCCTTGTGCCCGTCAG GACCAGTCTGCTTCCAAAATTGATCGACCCCAAGTATCTGGATATCATGGACGCCCAGTACATGTAG
- the LOC118319058 gene encoding solute carrier family 4 member 11 isoform X1: MKTKEEAKEMPGVTENRFAEDAPSTGRSKNGYVFQEMELQDGEQEDSGQNSPVASHKDHVYENPIKISVSDLEGPAFGLLNTTRKCVKPMNFQEEVRAHRDLDSFLAQASIILDEKAATLDEVLRRMLTHVVNEGLGRCDVDEVMNSLFTDAGGKEFNVHLLSETIQGVTATSTGVRYQQSWLCILSNVRSLQRRHVCVTRLERPQNWGVNCCEARYVILILAPPRTKSTKTAIELGRTFATMFSDISFRQKLLEAQTQEEFKQELVCQRQQLSVASDKPVAEEAEDSDPRRGKTLQCRDFFKAGKGVYDDLRRRLPLYPSDFTDGITGKDRSLLKYTTTAIFLYIAILLPAIAFGSLNDESTRGEIDVQKTIVGQSIGGVIYALFAGSPLVIPLTTAPLAIFISVIRGICDDYNLDFDAFYACIGLWNSFFLILGGLFNVSLVMKLFKRSTEEVIALFISIAFVGDAVKGTVKIFKHYYHGPTLATTNSTLVLQQIQEILERTKNQTGNTLGHQNETGSLLGHDEGHASVFLPESLVLCARERPILCLLLMLGTLWLGYALYLIKRSPYLNHKIREVVSDCALPISVVICSFIGSYLFLDIQLPVFSVHDGPIFRYPPFEKLTGMNVLSAVGLGFLLALLIFIDQNIVISLTHVPEHKLLKGTAFHWDLVLTGFINILMSCLGLPWMHAAFPHSSLHARQLAKVEQHVENGHLYTTIVSVKETRLTSLAANILIGLSAFMLPIPLQWIPKPVLYGLFLYIAATSLDGNQMVDRMALLLKEQTSYPPTHYIRRVPQRKVHFFTGLQMVQLIILCAFGMYPLPYMKMVFPLLMILLVPVRTSLLPKLIDPKYLDIMDAQYM, from the exons ATGAAGACCAAAGAGGAAGCCAAGGAGATGCCCGGAGTTACTGAGAATCGTTTTGCAGAAG ATGCTCCGTCCACTGGGAGGTCCAAGAATGGATACGTTTTCCAAGAGATGG agctgcaggatggGGAGCAGGAGGATTCTGGGCAAAATTCCCCCGTTGCCTCTCACAAGGACCACGTCTACGAAAACCCGATCAAGATCAGTGTGTCGG ATCTCGAGGGGCCTGCATTTGGACTTTTAAATACGACAAGAAAA TGTGTGAAGCCGATGAACTTCCAGGAGGAAGTGCGTGCCCACAGGGACCTGGACAGCTTCCTGGCCCAGGCGAGCATCATTTTGGATGAGAAGGCTGCCACCCTGGACGAGGTCCTGCGGCGAATGTTGACCCACGTGGTGAACGAGGGCCTCGGGAGATGTGATGTGGACGAGGTCATGAACTCGCTGTTCACTGATGCCGGAGGAAAGGAGTTTAACG TTCACCTCCTGTCAGAGACCATTCAGGGCGTGACTGCTACTTCCACCGGCGTTCGATACCAGCAGTCCTGGCTTTGCATTCT CTCCAACGTGCGGAGCCTGCAGAGGCGCCACGTGTGTGTGACCCGACTGGAGAGGCCGCAGAACTGGGGAGTCAACTGCTGCGAGGCTCGCTACGTCATCCTCATCCTGGCCCCTCCGAGAACG aaaagcaCCAAGACGGCCATTGAACTGGGTCGAACATTTGCCACAATGTTCTCTGACATTTCCTTCAGACAGAAGCTTCTGGAGGCCCAGACCCAGGAGGAGTTCAAACAGGAGCTGGTCTGCCAGCGCCAGCAGCTCTCTGTCGCCAGCGACAAGCCGGTCGCGGAGGAAGCGGAGGACTCAGATCCACGTCGAGGGAAAACACTTCAG TGCAGAGATTTCTTCAAAGCTGGTAAAGGTGTTTACGATGACCTCCGTCGCAGACTCCCCCTCTACCCCTCAGACTTCACAGACG GAATCACCGGGAAGGACCGCTCCCTGCTGAAGTACACCACCACCGCTATCTTTCTCTACATTGCCATTCTACTGCCGGCCATCGCCTTCGGCTCACTGAACGATGAGAGCACAAGAGGCGAGATAG ATGTCCAGAAGACCATTGTGGGCCAGAGCATCGGAGGAGTTATCTACGCTTTGTTTGCCGGCTCGCCGCTCGTCATTCCGCTGACCACTGCGCCACTGGCCATTTTCATAAGTG TCATCCGGGGCATCTGCGACGACTACAACCTCGACTTTGATGCGTTCTACGCCTGCATCGGTTTATGGAACAgtttcttcctcatcctcggAGGCTTGTTCAATGTCAGCCTGGTGATGAAACTCTTCAAACG CTCAACAGAAGAAGTCATTGCATTGTTCATCTCCATAGCGTTTGTCGGGGATGCAGTGAAAGGCACCGTCAAAA TTTTCAAACACTACTACCACGGCCCCACACTGGCGACCACGAACAGCACGCTGGTGCTCCAGCAGATTCAGGAGATTCTGGAGAGGACAAAGAACCAGACGGGCAACACGCTCGGCCATCAAAATGAGACTGGTTCGCTGTTGGGCCACGACGAAGGACACGCGTCCGTCTTCCTGCCAGAGTCTTTGGTGTTGTGCGCCAGAGAGAGGCCCATCCTCTGCCTGCTGCTCATGCTGGGGACTCTGTGGCTGGGTTACGCCCTCTATCTCATCAAGAGGAG cCCGTATCTGAATCACAAGATCAGAGAGGTGGTGTCTGACTGCGCGTTGCCTATCTCTGTGGTGATATGCTCCTTTATTGGCTCCTACCTTTTCCTCGACATACAGC TCCCCGTGTTCAGTGTCCACGACGGCCCGATCTTCAGATACCCTCCGTTTGAAAAGCTGACGGGAATGAACGTACTGAGCGCGGTCGGGCTGGGTTTTCTCCTCGCGCTGCTCATCTTTATCGACCAGAACATCGtcatctcactcacacacgtgcCAGAGCACAA GTTGCTGAAAGGTACAGCCTTCCACTGGGACTTAGTGCTGACTGGCTTCATCAACATCCTCATGTCCTGTCTGGGGTTGCCATGGATGCACGCTGCCTTCCCACATTCCTCCCTACACGCCCGTCAGCTGGCCAAAGTGGAACAGCACGTAGAGAACGGACACCTCTACACGAC TATCGTCAGTGTGAAGGAAACGCGTCTGACCTCGCTGGCTGCCAACATCCTGATCGGCCTGTCCGCCTTCATGCTGCCCATTCCCCTGCAGTGGATCCCCAAGCCCGTCCTCTACGGCCTCTTCCTCTACATCGCAGCCACCTCGCTGGACGGGAACCAGATGGTGGACCGCATGGCCCTGCTGCTTAAAGAACAG ACGTCGTATCCTCCCACCCACTACATCCGCCGGGTGCCTCAGAGGAAGGTCCACTTCTTCACGGGGCTGCAGATGGTCCAGCTGATCATCCTGTGTGCGTTCGGGATGTATCCTCTGCCCTACATGAAGATGGTCTTCCCGCTCCTCATGATCCTCCTTGTGCCCGTCAG GACCAGTCTGCTTCCAAAATTGATCGACCCCAAGTATCTGGATATCATGGACGCCCAGTACATGTAG